In Pseudomonadota bacterium, a single genomic region encodes these proteins:
- a CDS encoding hydantoinase B/oxoprolinase family protein, whose translation MNESRTGVGTGLTLDPVTFEVLKNSFITIVDQMAEQVLRTCYSFVIYNRDFSSALNDVNGDSIAQGNQDIAAHVGTLHYTCKEVIRVFSGDMKPGDVFMINDPYAGGTHFNDVRLIRPIFVGEEIIAYSQSNGHWTDVGGSIPGSFDVMAKDMFREGIRITPVRIVDQGVLREDLANMIAANTRDPKSVIGDMHAQIEATRVAEREILRLVDKYGKDTVVTGFAEVQDYVEMATRQRISDLPDGSWESVDYIDRDPALGEGLIPICVKFTIKGDGVIYDFTGSHGIISTLYNSAFGATFSGVVSGMKAYFPDLPLNSGFYRTIKVIAPKDSIVDARWPVAVTGFQMPFEKMMNSIYEIWSEILPERAMACTFNVEYLLTGGRDTRHADKPIFMFYDWLPGGWGARSTKDGCNVTTACFGTGMKSQPIEGQERLSPILANEFEIGCDSAGPGKFRGGTGVVKTITLGEAEGTVLSYICDRERAIVWGINGGLPSMPHGLWVKRAATGETEWLGTIFSDVDIHSGDIFSRPTAGGGGLGDPLERDPAAVMHDVEDDYVSIERAEVDYGIVLKVIDQDLAQYEVDVEATRVARRGIAKARRGWLNEDPVKVAARYVKGEINSFDMVRRYAVIVDWGTGELMPKSTEQFRASTKVRSSDHWNDSIAELCEAAE comes from the coding sequence ATGAACGAAAGCCGCACAGGTGTAGGCACTGGCCTCACTCTCGATCCCGTCACCTTCGAGGTGCTCAAGAATTCATTCATTACCATTGTTGACCAAATGGCCGAGCAGGTCCTCAGAACCTGCTACTCCTTCGTCATCTATAATCGTGATTTCTCTTCAGCGCTGAATGACGTCAACGGCGATTCGATCGCCCAGGGCAATCAGGATATTGCCGCGCATGTCGGCACCCTGCACTACACCTGCAAAGAAGTGATCCGCGTATTCAGCGGGGACATGAAGCCGGGCGATGTATTCATGATCAACGACCCCTATGCCGGCGGTACCCATTTCAACGATGTCCGCTTGATCCGCCCAATTTTTGTCGGCGAAGAAATTATTGCTTACAGCCAGTCCAACGGCCACTGGACGGATGTCGGCGGCAGCATCCCGGGCTCGTTCGACGTGATGGCCAAAGACATGTTCCGCGAGGGCATCCGTATCACGCCGGTGCGCATCGTTGACCAAGGCGTCTTGCGTGAGGACTTGGCCAACATGATCGCGGCCAATACGCGCGACCCCAAATCCGTCATCGGTGACATGCACGCCCAGATCGAAGCGACCCGGGTGGCGGAACGCGAAATTCTTCGCCTCGTGGATAAATACGGCAAGGACACGGTGGTCACCGGCTTCGCCGAAGTACAAGACTATGTCGAGATGGCGACCCGCCAACGCATCTCCGATCTGCCCGACGGCTCCTGGGAATCAGTGGATTATATCGATCGTGACCCGGCACTGGGTGAAGGTCTCATCCCGATCTGCGTGAAATTCACCATCAAGGGCGATGGGGTGATTTACGATTTCACGGGCAGTCATGGCATCATCAGCACGCTTTATAATTCGGCTTTTGGCGCCACATTCTCGGGCGTCGTCTCGGGCATGAAGGCCTACTTTCCAGATTTGCCGCTCAATTCCGGTTTCTACAGGACAATCAAGGTCATCGCGCCGAAAGATTCGATCGTCGATGCGCGTTGGCCGGTGGCGGTGACCGGCTTCCAGATGCCGTTCGAAAAGATGATGAACTCGATCTATGAAATCTGGTCTGAAATTCTGCCCGAGCGCGCCATGGCCTGTACTTTCAATGTCGAATATCTGCTGACCGGCGGGCGCGATACGCGCCATGCGGACAAACCGATCTTTATGTTTTACGACTGGTTGCCGGGCGGTTGGGGCGCCCGTTCCACCAAGGACGGTTGCAACGTCACCACCGCCTGCTTCGGCACCGGCATGAAGTCGCAGCCTATCGAGGGCCAGGAGCGGCTGTCGCCGATTCTGGCTAATGAATTCGAAATTGGGTGCGATTCAGCCGGGCCAGGAAAGTTCCGCGGCGGCACCGGCGTGGTCAAGACAATCACGCTTGGCGAAGCCGAGGGTACCGTTCTCTCCTATATTTGCGACCGCGAGCGCGCCATCGTCTGGGGCATCAATGGCGGCTTGCCGTCGATGCCGCACGGGCTTTGGGTGAAACGCGCTGCTACCGGTGAAACCGAGTGGCTCGGCACGATATTCTCCGATGTCGACATTCATTCTGGCGATATATTCAGCCGCCCAACCGCCGGCGGCGGCGGGCTCGGCGATCCGTTGGAGCGCGATCCCGCGGCAGTAATGCACGATGTGGAAGACGATTATGTTTCGATCGAACGGGCTGAGGTCGATTACGGAATCGTGCTGAAAGTGATCGACCAGGATCTTGCGCAATATGAGGTCGATGTCGAAGCCACCAGGGTGGCGCGGCGTGGGATCGCCAAGGCACGGCGCGGCTGGCTGAACGAAGACCCGGTGAAAGTCGCCGCGCGCTATGTCAAAGGCGAAATCAACAGCTTCGACATGGTCCGGCGCTACGCCGTGATCGTCGATTGGGGTACGGGCGAGCTGATGCCGAAATCAACCGAGCAATTCCGCGCCTCAACAAAAGTACGCAGTTCCGACCATTGGAACGATAGTATTGCCGAGCTTTGCGAAGCGGCGGAATAA
- a CDS encoding cupin domain-containing protein, protein MSAGSAAVADKPVATEAAGGVVIARKDQATYVTGRREWMKYRELGVTKASDGRIRAQVTSASQSLSEPTGWHIHLCEGQFVYMLSGWLDLEFAGGRIERVGTGDSVYIPGNTPHNEIATSDTFELMEISIPADMGTETCEPPTA, encoded by the coding sequence ATGAGCGCTGGATCAGCAGCGGTAGCCGATAAGCCGGTTGCAACGGAGGCGGCGGGCGGCGTGGTCATCGCCAGGAAAGACCAGGCCACTTACGTCACCGGGCGCCGTGAGTGGATGAAATATCGCGAGCTCGGCGTGACCAAGGCGAGTGATGGCCGCATCCGCGCACAGGTGACCTCGGCCTCACAATCTCTTTCGGAGCCGACGGGCTGGCACATTCACCTGTGCGAGGGACAGTTCGTCTATATGCTGAGCGGCTGGCTCGACCTGGAGTTTGCCGGCGGCCGGATCGAACGGGTAGGGACGGGCGACAGTGTCTACATCCCCGGCAATACCCCGCATAATGAAATCGCGACGTCGGATACTTTCGAGCTTATGGAAATCAGCATACCCGCCGATATGGGTACCGAGACCTGCGAACCGCCCACCGCGTAA
- a CDS encoding VOC family protein — protein sequence MLSYVMVGSSNVKRTVKFYTAALAPLGYVPDDQSKSYIGFGPKGAPDKAKFFVSKPFNKKPPTAGNGTMITLKANSRKAVDGFHAAALANGGTDEGKPGLRPADGSNYYAYMRDPDGNKICAHCSKAK from the coding sequence ATGCTTTCGTACGTGATGGTTGGCAGCAGCAATGTCAAACGGACTGTTAAGTTCTATACGGCCGCACTCGCGCCCCTCGGGTATGTTCCGGATGACCAGAGCAAGAGCTATATCGGCTTTGGCCCCAAAGGCGCACCGGACAAGGCCAAGTTTTTCGTGTCCAAGCCGTTCAACAAGAAGCCCCCGACCGCGGGCAACGGTACCATGATCACCCTGAAGGCCAATTCTCGAAAGGCGGTTGATGGGTTCCATGCCGCCGCACTCGCCAACGGTGGAACGGACGAGGGCAAGCCAGGCTTGCGCCCCGCCGATGGAAGCAATTACTACGCTTATATGCGCGACCCGGACGGCAACAAGATTTGCGCCCATTGTTCCAAGGCCAAATAG
- the nirK gene encoding copper-containing nitrite reductase produces MFGAPASLSPTVEKAWAAELNSLPRVTQELVAPPFLPEHEQIATGGPNIVEVRLVVEEKEMVIDDDGTVVQAMTFNGSVPGPMIVVHEGDYVELTLVNPETNILTHNIDFHAATGALGGGELSLVDPGEEVVFRWKATKVGVFVYHCAPGGSMIPWHVVSGMNGAIMVLPRDGLKDREGNALRYDRAYYIGEQDFYIPRDVNGEFKNYEDPGDAFADTIEVMRRLIPSHVVFNGSAGALTDDNALTAKVGETVLFIHSQANRDTRPHLIGGHGEYVWETGSFGDPPATNLETWFIRGGSAGAAIYTFKQPGLYAYLNHNLIEAIELGAVAHINVEGEWDDDLMTQVKAPTPIE; encoded by the coding sequence ATGTTTGGCGCGCCGGCGAGCCTGTCCCCGACCGTCGAGAAAGCGTGGGCAGCGGAATTGAATAGCTTGCCACGCGTTACGCAAGAACTTGTCGCTCCGCCCTTCTTGCCCGAACACGAACAAATTGCGACAGGTGGCCCAAACATCGTCGAAGTTCGTTTGGTTGTTGAAGAGAAAGAAATGGTCATCGACGATGACGGGACTGTCGTCCAGGCAATGACCTTTAATGGCTCCGTGCCCGGCCCGATGATCGTCGTGCACGAGGGCGACTATGTGGAGCTGACTCTGGTTAATCCTGAGACCAACATATTGACGCACAATATTGACTTTCACGCCGCCACCGGCGCTCTGGGTGGCGGTGAGCTCAGCCTTGTTGATCCGGGGGAGGAGGTCGTCTTTCGCTGGAAAGCGACGAAAGTTGGCGTCTTTGTTTACCACTGCGCGCCGGGTGGTTCGATGATCCCCTGGCATGTGGTTTCTGGCATGAATGGCGCCATCATGGTGCTGCCGCGCGACGGGCTGAAGGACCGCGAAGGAAATGCGCTCCGCTACGACCGCGCCTACTACATCGGCGAGCAGGATTTCTATATCCCAAGAGATGTAAATGGCGAATTCAAGAATTACGAGGATCCGGGCGACGCCTTCGCCGACACCATCGAAGTCATGCGCCGCTTGATTCCCAGTCATGTCGTGTTCAACGGGAGCGCAGGTGCCCTGACGGACGACAACGCCCTGACCGCGAAGGTCGGCGAGACGGTTCTTTTTATTCACTCCCAGGCCAATCGGGACACACGACCACATCTAATCGGCGGTCATGGTGAATATGTCTGGGAAACCGGTTCGTTCGGTGACCCTCCGGCCACAAATCTGGAAACGTGGTTCATCAGAGGTGGGTCCGCCGGGGCGGCAATTTACACTTTCAAACAGCCGGGCCTATATGCGTATCTGAACCACAATCTGATAGAGGCGATTGAGCTTGGTGCTGTCGCCCACATTAACGTTGAGGGCGAATGGGACGACGACCTCATGACCCAGGTGAAGGCCCCTACGCCTATCGAGTAG
- a CDS encoding molybdopterin-dependent oxidoreductase, which translates to MASGTSEYVSTVCPHDCPSTCALEVELLDARRIGKVRGARDNDYTAGVICAKVARYQERIHHPGRLGQPLKRVGEKGGGEFREISWVDALDEVAEAFVSAEQALGSEAVWPYFYAGTMGLVQRFSLNRLRHVKRYSRQLETICSSTARAGYSAGVGACMGSDPREMAESDLIVCWGVNPASTQVNVMTHVSRARKERGAKLVVIDPYRTRTARVADMHLPLRPGTDGALACAVMHILFREGFADRDYLSEYTDFPADLEQHLSSRGPEWAAPITGLTVEEITDFARLYGRTERSFIRLGYGFTRTRNGATNMHAASCLAAVTGSWRHRGGGAFFSNGGLYNYDKTLLQGLDAIDPDTRVLDMSRIGSVLTGDKRDLGDGPPVTAIIMQNTNPAVVAPESVKVNAGLRRNDLFLCVHEQFMTDTAKLADIVLPATTFMEHDDFYLGGGHSYVQIGAKIVEPFEQARDNHFVVCELAKRLGAVHRGFDMSVWEIIDETFQSAGWPSADDVHKMRWYDCAPSFEDGHFLNGFKTADRKFHFRVDWPAIGTMGPDLPELPDHCDVYDASDDEHPYRLVTAPAHNYLNSSFTETATSIKREDAPFILLTSVDAQAMGVAAGARLRVGNRLGEITVPARIAENGQRPGVVVIESIWPNGAFENGLGVNTLTSADPAAPVGGAVFHDTSVWIRPA; encoded by the coding sequence GTGGCTTCCGGTACGAGTGAATATGTCAGCACGGTCTGTCCGCATGACTGTCCGAGCACCTGCGCGTTGGAAGTTGAGCTTTTGGACGCAAGGCGCATCGGCAAAGTGCGCGGCGCGCGCGACAATGACTACACCGCCGGCGTCATTTGCGCCAAGGTCGCGCGCTATCAGGAGCGCATTCATCATCCGGGCCGCTTGGGCCAGCCGCTTAAACGGGTGGGCGAAAAGGGCGGCGGTGAATTCCGGGAGATTTCCTGGGTGGATGCCTTGGACGAAGTCGCTGAGGCCTTCGTAAGCGCCGAACAAGCACTCGGAAGCGAAGCCGTCTGGCCCTATTTCTATGCCGGCACCATGGGCCTGGTGCAGCGCTTCAGCCTAAATCGGCTACGCCATGTGAAGCGCTATTCGCGGCAATTGGAAACAATATGCTCGTCTACCGCGCGGGCGGGCTATTCGGCCGGCGTCGGCGCCTGTATGGGGAGCGATCCGCGCGAAATGGCCGAGTCCGATCTGATCGTGTGCTGGGGCGTCAATCCGGCATCGACCCAGGTCAATGTGATGACCCATGTCAGCCGCGCCCGTAAAGAACGCGGCGCCAAGCTGGTGGTTATCGACCCCTACCGCACACGAACGGCTCGCGTTGCCGATATGCATCTGCCGTTGCGCCCCGGTACCGACGGCGCGCTCGCCTGTGCGGTGATGCATATTTTGTTCCGCGAAGGTTTTGCCGATCGTGATTATTTATCCGAATACACCGATTTCCCGGCTGATCTGGAGCAGCATTTATCATCGCGCGGGCCGGAGTGGGCAGCGCCGATCACCGGATTGACGGTTGAGGAGATCACAGATTTTGCCCGCCTCTACGGCAGGACGGAACGCAGTTTTATCCGTTTGGGCTACGGCTTTACCCGCACGCGGAACGGCGCGACCAACATGCATGCGGCAAGCTGCCTGGCTGCGGTCACGGGCTCTTGGCGTCACCGCGGCGGCGGCGCGTTTTTTAGCAATGGTGGCCTCTACAATTACGATAAGACGCTGTTGCAAGGGCTCGACGCGATCGATCCAGACACCCGAGTTCTCGATATGTCGCGTATTGGATCGGTGCTAACCGGCGACAAGAGAGATTTGGGCGACGGCCCGCCGGTCACGGCAATCATCATGCAAAACACCAATCCTGCCGTGGTGGCGCCGGAATCCGTCAAGGTCAATGCGGGCCTGCGGCGGAACGATTTGTTCCTATGCGTACATGAGCAATTCATGACCGATACCGCCAAACTTGCCGATATCGTCCTGCCCGCCACGACATTTATGGAGCATGACGATTTCTATTTGGGCGGCGGACATAGCTATGTCCAGATCGGCGCCAAAATTGTCGAGCCGTTCGAGCAGGCACGCGACAATCATTTTGTCGTCTGTGAACTGGCGAAACGCCTGGGCGCGGTCCATCGCGGGTTCGACATGAGCGTGTGGGAAATCATCGACGAAACTTTCCAATCGGCTGGTTGGCCGAGCGCCGACGACGTACACAAGATGCGCTGGTACGATTGCGCGCCGAGTTTTGAAGACGGGCATTTTCTCAATGGCTTCAAGACCGCTGACCGTAAGTTCCATTTTAGGGTCGATTGGCCGGCGATTGGGACTATGGGCCCAGACTTGCCCGAACTTCCTGATCATTGCGATGTGTATGACGCGAGCGACGACGAACATCCCTACCGCCTGGTGACCGCGCCGGCGCATAATTATCTCAATTCGAGCTTCACTGAGACCGCAACCTCGATCAAACGCGAGGACGCGCCCTTCATCCTGTTGACCTCGGTCGACGCCCAGGCGATGGGAGTTGCGGCCGGTGCGCGCCTCAGGGTCGGCAACAGGCTCGGCGAGATAACCGTTCCGGCGCGGATTGCCGAAAACGGACAACGGCCCGGCGTCGTGGTGATCGAATCAATTTGGCCGAACGGCGCCTTCGAAAACGGCCTTGGCGTCAATACGCTGACCTCGGCCGATCCCGCCGCGCCGGTCGGCGGCGCGGTGTTTCACGACACCTCAGTGTGGATCAGACCAGCCTAA
- a CDS encoding DEAD/DEAH box helicase has translation MTETENIVPALGEALSQRGYDVLTPVQQAILGPGLGDADLLVSAQTGSGKTVAFGLAVAPTLLAGAERFVRAEIPLALVVAPTRELALQVKRELDWLYAMTGASIASCVGGMDMREERWVLQHGAHIVVGTPGRLRDHIERGSFNTKGLRAVVLDEADEMLDLGFREDLEFILGAAPKSRRTLMFSATVPSSIATLARRYQRNAVRLSTTAEQAQHVDIEYRALTVAPMDRENAIINVLRYFEAKNALVFCATRAAVNRMTSRLNNRGFSVVALSGELSQNERTHALQAMRDGRARVCVATDVAARGIDLPNLELVIHADIPKTRITLLHRSGRTGRAGRKGVCVLIVATNDRRRSERLLESANIKAIWARPPSVDEIVERDRERILDDPMLSEPVNPDELPFAQTLLERHGGEQIAAAFLRLHSAGRSAPEELLDVAASGRADRPGRYDRQERGERPAKRERHREDFTGGVWFSLSVGSRQSAEARWLLPMLCRYGKLTTRDVGAIKVRPDDTNVELAPEAVERFLAAIGPSRIVDGKITVTALDGKPSENRDAHAAPGTGGTAAAPKIFKKPAVVAAGEARPEQPTSPYEKRKGVGDETRKPYEKHKGAGDGTRKPYEKHKGAGDGTRKPYERHKGAGDGTRKPYEKRKTAGDETHTAYGKPKGVGDGTRAPYAKRKTADDGARTPYEKRKNDGDSAHAPHKKKSKPARKPDAPAGDRTRTVVPVVQVAPAPVKKPSYTLRLGTKSASKAPTGPAPTSKRKADPTIGGGGKPKPGSTPLRRKKTPT, from the coding sequence ATAACCGAGACTGAAAACATCGTTCCGGCGCTTGGCGAGGCCTTGAGCCAGCGCGGTTATGACGTCTTAACGCCGGTGCAGCAGGCGATTCTTGGCCCGGGCCTAGGCGACGCCGATCTCTTGGTATCCGCGCAGACGGGATCGGGCAAAACCGTGGCCTTCGGGCTTGCGGTGGCGCCGACGCTGCTTGCCGGCGCCGAACGCTTTGTCCGCGCCGAGATTCCGCTGGCACTGGTTGTCGCGCCGACACGCGAACTGGCGTTGCAGGTCAAACGCGAACTTGACTGGCTCTACGCGATGACTGGGGCGTCAATTGCATCCTGCGTCGGCGGCATGGACATGCGTGAAGAGCGCTGGGTGCTACAGCACGGCGCGCATATCGTTGTCGGCACGCCAGGCCGGTTGCGCGACCATATTGAGCGCGGATCGTTCAACACAAAGGGGCTCCGGGCTGTGGTGCTCGATGAAGCCGACGAGATGCTCGACCTCGGGTTTCGCGAAGACCTCGAATTCATCCTTGGTGCCGCTCCGAAGAGCCGGCGCACGCTCATGTTTTCCGCCACTGTGCCATCCTCGATCGCCACCTTAGCGCGGCGCTACCAGCGCAACGCGGTGCGTCTCAGCACGACGGCCGAACAGGCGCAGCATGTTGATATCGAATACCGCGCCCTGACCGTAGCGCCGATGGATCGGGAAAATGCCATCATCAATGTGCTGCGTTATTTCGAGGCAAAGAACGCGCTGGTCTTTTGCGCCACACGGGCTGCCGTAAACCGGATGACCAGCCGACTCAACAATCGTGGCTTTTCAGTCGTCGCGCTGTCGGGCGAGCTCAGCCAAAACGAACGCACGCACGCGCTGCAAGCGATGCGGGACGGGCGGGCGCGGGTCTGCGTCGCCACTGACGTCGCAGCGCGCGGGATCGATCTGCCAAACCTGGAACTGGTGATCCACGCAGATATTCCAAAGACACGCATTACTCTCTTGCACCGCAGCGGTCGTACCGGGCGCGCCGGGCGCAAGGGCGTGTGTGTATTGATCGTCGCCACAAACGATCGCCGGCGCAGTGAGAGACTGCTCGAAAGCGCCAATATCAAGGCAATTTGGGCACGGCCACCCTCGGTCGATGAGATCGTTGAGCGCGACCGTGAGCGCATTCTTGACGACCCTATGCTGAGCGAACCGGTCAACCCCGACGAGTTACCCTTTGCGCAGACATTGCTCGAACGGCATGGCGGTGAACAGATCGCCGCCGCGTTCCTACGCCTACATTCGGCTGGCCGATCGGCGCCCGAAGAACTGCTCGATGTCGCGGCATCGGGCCGGGCAGATCGGCCCGGCCGGTACGACCGCCAGGAGCGCGGGGAACGTCCGGCAAAACGGGAAAGGCACCGCGAGGATTTCACCGGTGGCGTCTGGTTTTCGCTGTCGGTCGGCTCTCGCCAGAGTGCCGAGGCGCGCTGGCTCCTGCCAATGCTGTGCCGCTATGGCAAGCTGACCACGCGGGATGTCGGTGCCATCAAGGTGCGTCCCGACGACACCAATGTCGAACTCGCGCCGGAGGCCGTCGAACGTTTTCTCGCCGCTATCGGACCGAGCCGTATCGTCGATGGCAAGATCACTGTGACAGCGCTTGACGGCAAGCCGAGCGAGAACCGCGACGCCCACGCTGCTCCTGGGACTGGTGGCACGGCTGCAGCACCCAAGATATTCAAAAAACCCGCGGTAGTGGCTGCCGGTGAGGCGCGGCCGGAGCAGCCGACGTCGCCATACGAAAAGCGCAAAGGCGTCGGCGACGAAACGCGCAAGCCATATGAAAAACACAAGGGCGCCGGCGACGGAACCCGCAAGCCATATGAAAAGCACAAGGGCGCCGGCGACGGAACGCGCAAGCCATACGAAAGGCACAAAGGCGCCGGCGACGGAACGCGCAAGCCATATGAAAAGCGCAAAACCGCCGGCGACGAGACACATACGGCATATGGAAAGCCCAAAGGCGTCGGCGACGGAACACGGGCGCCATATGCAAAGCGCAAAACCGCAGACGACGGTGCGCGCACGCCATACGAAAAGCGCAAAAACGACGGCGACAGTGCGCACGCGCCACACAAAAAGAAAAGCAAGCCGGCACGGAAACCCGACGCACCGGCTGGTGATAGGACCCGCACGGTCGTGCCTGTGGTTCAGGTGGCGCCGGCACCCGTTAAGAAGCCGTCCTATACGCTCAGATTGGGCACAAAGTCCGCGTCCAAGGCACCGACTGGACCGGCCCCCACATCGAAGCGGAAAGCCGATCCAACGATTGGCGGCGGCGGAAAACCGAAACCAGGATCGACGCCGCTGCGGCGAAAGAAAACACCCACATAA
- a CDS encoding GAF domain-containing protein yields the protein MAGEKQGRKIAAKRSVKRVAISAGKVAKAANGDKTAKKNGAAPQSKKKSNGTSAGRTKRRANGSASSAEERQQKISQAELLLSVSNKLAAHQTLDEQLQTLIDMTNSVLGVERGTLFLNDNQTGELYSRVAQGDVWREIRIMNTTGIAGHVYTNNEGMIIHDAYKNEMFNRSIDEQTGFKTQSILCAPVRTVNGKCIGVAQMLNKKVGKFTEADLDLLLAMTNQAAVALQSTLYVEEMEASREKEREFLGIVSELSSELQLGPLLQKIMSTVTRLLDSERSTLFLNDEKTDELYTEVGGGLGAIKIRLPNTAGIAGAVFTSGKSVNIPYAYADLRFNPSFDKQTGFFTRSILCVPVVNKNSKIIGVTQVLNKRGSTFDEDDESRLNAFTAQIAIGLENAQLFDDVQNIKNYNESMLESMSNAVITMDEDGKIITCNASGMRIMGIGPDDIIGKTAVEFYTGKNDWILEKITRVTETQETDIVMDSEMFFNDEEMSINVSVLPLQDAKKNTLGTMIMMEDISSEKRVKSTMARYMDPALADQLMGGSEDMLGGQSKEATVLFSDIRGFTTLTEELGAQGTVQLLNEYFTVMVDCIQAEGGMLDKFIGDAIMAIFGTPFPHEDDEDRGVRCACTMMSELNIFNADRVAKGLLPVDMGVGVNTGFVVSGNIGSPKRMDYTVIGDGVNLSARLESACKQYNAHILISEFTLSKLRGTFRTRDIDRVVVKGKTEPVGVHEVLDYHTEETFPNMREALSHFKGGIDLYRTAKWDQATKAFKDALALNPTDKLCETYIERCAVLKKTPPKGEWDGVWVMTSK from the coding sequence ATGGCGGGTGAGAAGCAAGGCCGGAAAATTGCCGCCAAGCGCTCAGTTAAGCGCGTGGCGATCAGCGCCGGGAAGGTAGCGAAGGCGGCGAACGGCGACAAAACGGCGAAGAAAAATGGCGCCGCGCCCCAGAGCAAAAAGAAATCGAACGGCACCTCGGCTGGACGGACGAAACGGCGCGCAAATGGCAGCGCGTCATCCGCGGAAGAGCGCCAGCAAAAAATTAGTCAGGCCGAATTGCTGCTCAGCGTATCCAACAAGTTGGCGGCGCATCAAACGCTGGACGAGCAGCTACAGACGCTCATCGATATGACGAATTCGGTGCTGGGTGTCGAACGCGGCACGCTGTTCTTGAACGACAATCAAACCGGCGAACTTTATTCGCGCGTGGCGCAGGGCGACGTATGGCGCGAAATCCGCATCATGAATACCACCGGCATCGCCGGTCATGTCTATACCAACAACGAAGGCATGATCATCCACGACGCCTACAAAAATGAAATGTTCAATCGCTCGATTGACGAGCAGACCGGATTTAAAACGCAAAGCATCCTGTGCGCTCCCGTCCGCACGGTGAACGGCAAATGCATCGGCGTCGCGCAAATGCTGAATAAGAAGGTCGGCAAATTTACGGAAGCCGATCTCGACTTGCTTCTAGCGATGACCAACCAGGCAGCGGTCGCGTTGCAAAGCACGCTCTATGTCGAGGAGATGGAAGCGTCGCGCGAGAAGGAGCGTGAATTTCTCGGCATCGTGTCGGAGCTGTCCTCCGAGTTGCAACTTGGGCCGTTGCTGCAAAAAATTATGTCGACAGTCACCCGGCTGCTTGATTCCGAACGCTCCACGCTTTTCCTGAACGACGAGAAAACCGACGAGCTCTATACCGAAGTTGGTGGAGGGTTGGGCGCTATTAAAATTCGCCTTCCCAATACGGCCGGCATTGCCGGCGCGGTCTTTACCTCGGGCAAGTCGGTGAATATTCCCTATGCGTACGCCGATCTGCGCTTCAATCCATCGTTCGACAAGCAGACCGGATTTTTTACCCGCTCCATCCTCTGCGTTCCGGTGGTCAATAAGAATTCAAAGATTATCGGGGTGACGCAAGTTCTCAACAAACGCGGCTCCACGTTCGATGAGGATGATGAATCGCGGCTCAACGCCTTCACCGCGCAAATCGCCATTGGCCTGGAAAACGCGCAGCTGTTCGATGATGTGCAGAACATCAAAAACTACAATGAGAGCATGTTGGAAAGTATGTCCAACGCGGTGATCACGATGGACGAGGACGGCAAGATCATCACTTGCAACGCCTCGGGCATGCGTATCATGGGCATCGGGCCCGACGATATTATCGGCAAGACGGCTGTGGAATTTTACACCGGCAAGAACGATTGGATCCTGGAGAAAATTACGCGCGTCACGGAAACGCAAGAAACCGATATCGTGATGGATTCCGAGATGTTTTTTAACGACGAAGAAATGTCCATCAATGTGTCCGTCCTGCCGCTGCAGGATGCCAAGAAGAATACGCTTGGCACGATGATTATGATGGAGGACATCAGCTCGGAAAAACGCGTGAAAAGCACCATGGCGCGCTATATGGACCCAGCCCTCGCCGACCAGTTGATGGGTGGCAGCGAGGACATGCTGGGTGGTCAAAGCAAGGAGGCGACGGTCCTGTTCTCGGACATCCGCGGCTTCACCACATTGACCGAGGAATTGGGCGCCCAGGGCACGGTGCAGCTATTGAACGAGTATTTCACCGTCATGGTCGATTGCATCCAGGCCGAGGGCGGCATGCTCGACAAGTTCATCGGCGACGCGATCATGGCGATTTTCGGCACGCCGTTTCCGCATGAAGATGATGAAGACCGCGGCGTGCGCTGTGCCTGTACGATGATGAGCGAGTTGAACATATTCAACGCCGACCGCGTCGCCAAAGGCCTGCTCCCGGTCGATATGGGTGTCGGCGTCAACACCGGGTTCGTCGTCTCGGGAAATATTGGCTCGCCGAAGCGCATGGACTACACAGTGATCGGCGATGGCGTGAATCTTTCCGCCAGGCTGGAAAGCGCCTGCAAGCAATACAACGCACACATACTGATCAGCGAATTTACCCTGTCCAAGCTGCGCGGCACATTTCGCACCCGCGATATCGACAGGGTCGTGGTGAAAGGCAAGACGGAACCAGTCGGGGTTCACGAAGTTCTCGATTACCACACAGAGGAAACTTTTCCAAATATGCGCGAGGCGCTCAGTCATTTCAAAGGCGGCATCGATCTCTACCGCACGGCCAAGTGGGATCAGGCGACGAAGGCATTCAAAGACGCTTTGGCGCTTAATCCGACGGACAAACTTTGCGAAACCTATATCGAGCGCTGCGCCGTACTGAAGAAAACCCCGCCAAAAGGCGAGTGGGACGGCGTCTGGGTGATGACCAGCAAGTAG